One Streptomyces sp. NBC_01217 genomic region harbors:
- the hpf gene encoding ribosome hibernation-promoting factor, HPF/YfiA family — protein MDIVVKGRKTEVPERFRKHVAEKLKLDKIQKFDGKVISLDVEVSKEPNPRQADRSDRVEITLRSRGPVIRAEAAAGDPYAALDLATGKLEARLRKQHDKRYSRRGNGRIPAAEVAETVPGAASFNGEGDLVGNETAQSVPTTRFGSLEVQGEGPLVMREKTHVAAPMSLDQALYEMELVGHDFYLFVDSETKEPSVVYRRHAYDYGVIHLRTDPLAADEAGGAGGALGG, from the coding sequence GTGGACATCGTCGTCAAGGGCCGCAAGACCGAGGTGCCCGAGCGGTTCCGCAAGCACGTGGCCGAGAAGCTGAAGCTGGACAAGATCCAGAAGTTCGACGGCAAGGTGATCAGCCTCGACGTCGAGGTGTCCAAGGAGCCGAATCCCCGTCAGGCCGACCGTTCCGACCGGGTGGAGATCACGCTCCGCTCGCGTGGGCCGGTCATCCGGGCGGAAGCGGCCGCAGGCGACCCGTACGCAGCGCTGGACCTGGCCACCGGCAAGCTGGAGGCGCGGCTGCGCAAGCAGCACGACAAGCGCTACAGCCGCCGTGGCAACGGCCGGATTCCCGCTGCCGAAGTCGCCGAGACCGTGCCGGGCGCGGCGTCGTTCAACGGCGAGGGCGATCTGGTCGGCAACGAGACGGCTCAGTCCGTACCCACCACCAGGTTCGGCTCGCTGGAGGTACAGGGCGAGGGACCTCTGGTGATGCGCGAGAAGACGCACGTCGCCGCACCGATGTCGCTCGATCAGGCGCTCTACGAGATGGAGCTGGTCGGGCACGACTTCTATCTGTTCGTCGACTCCGAGACGAAGGAACCCAGTGTCGTCTACCGACGGCATGCCTATGACTACGGTGTCATCCACCTGAGGACCGATCCGCTGGCCGCCGACGAGGCGGGCGGCGCGGGCGGTGCGCTCGGCGGCTGA
- a CDS encoding ComF family protein: MRGWWREISGLVLPVACGGCGRPRTELCDECCTELYGGAPRRVRPVPEPVGLPVVHAAAAYENAVRAVLLAHKERGALGLAGALGKALAGAVRAGTGQVGGGGPLLLVPVPSTRRAVAARGHDPMRRIALAAAGELRRAGARARMAAVLRQRRPVVDQAGLGARQRLANLAGALEVVAGGERLLAAGRVVLVDDLLTTGASLAEAARAIGAARGRTDAAFGSGQAAVVAVSPSAFEINRNC; this comes from the coding sequence ATGCGGGGATGGTGGCGGGAGATCTCCGGACTGGTTCTGCCGGTGGCCTGCGGTGGCTGCGGCAGACCGCGTACCGAACTGTGCGACGAATGCTGTACGGAGCTGTACGGCGGGGCACCGCGCCGGGTACGGCCCGTGCCGGAGCCCGTGGGCCTGCCGGTGGTGCATGCGGCCGCCGCGTACGAGAACGCGGTACGCGCGGTGCTCCTGGCTCATAAGGAGCGGGGCGCACTGGGGCTGGCCGGGGCGCTCGGCAAGGCGCTGGCGGGGGCCGTACGGGCCGGGACGGGGCAGGTGGGCGGCGGCGGCCCGCTCCTGCTCGTACCCGTGCCGTCGACACGGCGGGCCGTGGCGGCGCGGGGGCACGATCCGATGCGCCGGATCGCGCTGGCCGCCGCGGGCGAGCTGCGGCGCGCAGGTGCCCGGGCCCGGATGGCCGCGGTGCTGCGGCAGCGGCGCCCGGTGGTTGATCAGGCGGGGCTCGGAGCCCGGCAGCGGCTGGCGAATCTTGCAGGGGCGCTGGAGGTCGTGGCCGGGGGTGAACGGCTGCTTGCGGCCGGACGGGTGGTGCTGGTGGACGACCTTTTGACGACCGGTGCCTCGCTGGCCGAGGCGGCCCGGGCGATCGGGGCCGCGCGCGGGCGCACAGATGCTGCATTCGGCAGCGGGCAGGCGGCCGTTGTCGCAGTATCTCCGTCTGCCTTCGAAATAAACCGGAACTGCTGA
- a CDS encoding LpqB family beta-propeller domain-containing protein produces the protein MGTDRRRDGHGRALGLFALLGCGVALLSACGSMPVTGDVKAVDASQPGDSQVQVYAVAPRDNATPNEVVDGFLESMTSDDSDFRTTRKYLTKRAASTWKPSAFTTVLAKAPNRSDRPFHENDPGVTEVTYTLTGEKVATIDAQSAYQPLAPTDYNQSLHLVRENGPEGKEWRIDLVPDGLLLGQSDFKRLYRSVDKYYFAAGRTAEQSALVADPVYLRSRTDPVTGMDTVTQAVRSLLAGPTNWLRPVVDSRFPAGTALRKGVTSLAPDDRNVLKVPLNKKADGVGQRSCRMMASQVLYTLRDLTSARVEQVELQRSDGSPLCVLGTDQAEEFAPDGSSSGPDSQYFVDAKGHVERIPGSTKGSGTPEVVAGPLGDGPMRMGSVGVSRDEQWAAAVSRDRAALYVSSIVADGELPAAAVTSSAKNPNDRLSVPSWDGRGDLWVADRDPRRPRLLRLTGGAGKPQEVTVPSLDGGRIEALRMSADGVRIALLVTQGGHNTLKIGRIERRVPEAEQKVSVVDLRQAAPQLMDVTAMSWSGRSRLVVVGKEQGGVQQVRYVQADGSAPASGVLPGVNQVSSVAAADDEQLPLMAATSSDGIVKLSPGDNWQTVVKEGSSLVYPG, from the coding sequence GTGGGCACTGACCGTCGCAGGGACGGCCATGGACGTGCGCTGGGGCTGTTCGCGTTGCTCGGATGCGGTGTCGCGCTGCTGTCTGCGTGCGGCTCGATGCCCGTCACCGGGGATGTCAAGGCTGTCGACGCCTCGCAGCCCGGTGACTCCCAGGTGCAGGTGTACGCCGTGGCGCCGCGTGACAACGCCACGCCCAACGAGGTCGTCGACGGCTTCCTGGAGTCCATGACCAGCGATGACTCCGACTTCAGGACGACCCGCAAGTATCTGACGAAGAGGGCGGCCAGTACCTGGAAGCCGAGTGCGTTCACGACGGTGCTCGCCAAGGCGCCGAACCGGAGCGACCGCCCGTTCCACGAGAACGACCCCGGCGTCACGGAGGTCACCTACACCCTGACCGGTGAGAAGGTGGCGACGATCGACGCCCAGAGCGCCTATCAGCCGCTCGCGCCCACGGACTACAACCAGAGCCTGCATCTGGTGAGGGAGAACGGTCCGGAGGGCAAGGAGTGGCGCATCGACCTCGTGCCGGACGGCCTTCTGCTCGGGCAGTCGGACTTCAAGCGCCTCTACCGCTCCGTCGACAAGTACTACTTCGCCGCGGGGCGGACGGCGGAGCAGTCGGCCCTGGTCGCCGATCCTGTCTATCTCCGCAGCCGGACGGATCCCGTCACCGGGATGGACACCGTGACGCAGGCGGTCCGCAGCCTTCTGGCCGGGCCGACCAACTGGCTGCGGCCGGTGGTCGACTCCCGCTTCCCCGCCGGTACGGCGCTGAGGAAGGGTGTCACCTCGCTGGCGCCCGACGACCGCAACGTACTGAAGGTACCGCTCAACAAGAAGGCCGACGGGGTCGGGCAGCGCTCCTGCCGCATGATGGCCTCGCAGGTCCTGTACACCCTGCGGGACCTGACGTCCGCACGGGTCGAGCAGGTCGAGCTGCAGCGCTCCGACGGCTCCCCGCTGTGCGTCCTCGGGACGGACCAGGCGGAGGAGTTCGCCCCTGACGGTTCGTCGAGCGGGCCGGACAGCCAGTACTTCGTCGATGCCAAGGGGCATGTGGAGCGAATTCCCGGCAGCACCAAGGGCAGTGGCACCCCCGAGGTGGTGGCCGGTCCGCTCGGCGACGGTCCGATGCGGATGGGCTCGGTCGGTGTGTCCAGGGACGAGCAGTGGGCGGCGGCGGTCTCGCGCGACAGGGCGGCTCTCTATGTGTCGTCCATCGTCGCGGACGGCGAGCTTCCCGCGGCCGCGGTGACCAGCAGCGCCAAGAACCCGAACGACCGCCTGTCGGTGCCGAGCTGGGACGGCCGCGGCGACCTCTGGGTGGCCGATCGGGATCCCCGCAGACCCCGGCTGCTGCGGCTGACCGGTGGCGCCGGCAAGCCGCAGGAGGTCACCGTGCCGAGCCTGGACGGCGGGCGCATCGAGGCGCTGCGGATGTCTGCGGACGGAGTGCGGATCGCCCTTCTGGTGACCCAGGGCGGCCACAACACGCTGAAGATCGGCCGGATCGAGCGGCGTGTGCCGGAGGCGGAGCAGAAGGTCTCGGTGGTGGATCTGCGACAGGCCGCACCACAGCTGATGGATGTGACCGCGATGTCGTGGTCGGGCCGGAGCCGTCTCGTGGTGGTCGGCAAGGAGCAGGGCGGCGTGCAGCAGGTGCGCTATGTGCAGGCGGACGGCTCGGCGCCGGCATCGGGTGTTCTGCCCGGTGTGAACCAGGTGTCGTCGGTCGCGGCGGCCGACGACGAGCAGTTGCCGCTGATGGCGGCCACGTCGAGCGACGGGATCGTCAAGCTGTCGCCGGGTGACAACTGGCAGACGGTGGTCAAGGAAGGCTCGTCGCTGGTCTACCCGGGCTGA